Genomic window (Arcobacter aquimarinus):
TTCCTATGAAAGGGACAATAGATGCAACAATTAAAGATGCAAAAAAGAAGATTTTAGCAAATAAAAAAGAGATGGCTGAACATACAATGGTTGTTGATTTATTAAGAAATGATTTGGGAATAATTGGCTCAAACGTAAGAGTTGAAAACTTTAGATATATTGATAAGATAAATGCGGGAGATAAAGAGTTATTGCAAGTTAGTTCAAAAATTTCTGCCTCTTTAGAAAGTAATTGGCATGAAAAATTGGGTGACATTTTAATTTCAATATTACCAGCTGGTTCAATAACAGGAACACCAAAGAAAAAAACAATTGAAATTTTAGAAAAAGTTGAAGATTACGAAAGAGATTTTTATACAGGAGTTTTTGGAATTTTTGATGGAAAAAATCTTGACAGTTGTGTGATGATTAGATTTATTGAAGAAAAAGAATCACAGTTATATTATAAAAGTGGTGGAGGTATTACTTGTGATAGTGAAGCTTCTTTAGAGTATGAAGAACTTTTGGATAAAGTATATCTTCCATTTTAAAAGGATTGTTTTTGGAAAGTATAAAATATTTTGAGACTATTAAGTGTGATGATTTTGAAGTTTTTAATTTAGAATATCATAATAAAAGAGTTGCAAATACAATAGGCTTAAATGTAAATTTACAAGAGTATATTTATCCAATTTCAGACGAACTTCTAAGATGTAAAGTAATTTATGATGAAAGTGGAATTATAGATGTTTTGTATTATCCTTATAAAAAAAGAGAGATAAAAAACTTTAAGATTATTTTTGAAGATGAAATTGATTATTCTAAAAAATATTTAGACCGAGAAAATCTTGATAA
Coding sequences:
- a CDS encoding aminodeoxychorismate synthase component I; this translates as MSKQLIKDKLNKFGSLKEPFLFVLSYDLNKFYIEKLSSLPRDIKFQINENQDISNMTKKIDLQKLPISFLEYKKKFDILQEEIKNGNSYLLNLTAKTKIKTSYSLDEIYENTKSKFKLRFKNKNDNFVCFSPERFVQIKDNKISTFPMKGTIDATIKDAKKKILANKKEMAEHTMVVDLLRNDLGIIGSNVRVENFRYIDKINAGDKELLQVSSKISASLESNWHEKLGDILISILPAGSITGTPKKKTIEILEKVEDYERDFYTGVFGIFDGKNLDSCVMIRFIEEKESQLYYKSGGGITCDSEASLEYEELLDKVYLPF
- a CDS encoding aminotransferase class IV family protein; translated protein: MESIKYFETIKCDDFEVFNLEYHNKRVANTIGLNVNLQEYIYPISDELLRCKVIYDESGIIDVLYYPYKKREIKNFKIIFEDEIDYSKKYLDRENLDKLFEKRGSCDEVIIVKNGIVTDTSIANIAIFYENLWITSTNCLLNGTTKARLIEEKRLIQKDITLEMLKKSSRIALMNAMIGFDEIEDYSFKV